The DNA window GCTGGTTTGAAAAAATAGGTGAAAGTGTATTTCAATACTCCATTCTTACAAATTCGCCAGATGTAACAAAAGAAGACCTTATCAAAATGGCGGAGAGTGTAAGATAATAGCATAGACTAACTAAGTTAAAAAACAGTGCCCAACTCCACGATAAGGTGGAAAAAGGCACTGTTTTTACTTACTACTTCGGCTGATATCTATTTAATAAGGATCAGAGGGATGCCCATAATCCTCCGCTTGATGGACAGCCTTTTCAGAATCTGTAGTTCCCATAGGGCCTTTTGAGCCTTCCTTGCTCATTTTTTCTAGCCCTTCCTTAACACGTTGACCATACTCAGGGTCAGCTTGTGTGAAGTTTTTGATCATTTGCTCCTGTATTTCTTTTCGGCAGGAGCTTAGGGTACTCACTAAATTGTGAATCAGCTCATCGCGCTCCCAAGCACTAAATCTACGGTATGTTTCACCTACCTGCCCGAAATTGTTCGGTCGGTCAATCGCTTCACGCTTCACTTCTCCTGATACGTGGGGTGTATGTTCCTTCCCTGCACGAGTAGCTTCCTTTAGTCCGTTCATAAGAGAAGGCTCATAATTCACATGAGGATTGGGACCACGATCAACGAAATAAGCCATTTGTCCATCCCGTTGGTTGGTGGCTACGTGCTTCTTAGGAGCATTGATAGGTAACTGTAAGTAATTTGCCCCAACTCGATAACGCTGTGTATCCGAGTAGGAGAATGTTCTTCCCTGTAGCATTTTATCGTCTGAGAAATCAAGTCCATCTACAAGTACCCCTGTACCAAACGCTACCTGTTCAACCTCAGCGAAGTAATTCTCTGGATTTTTGTTAAGTACCATTTTACCGACTGGTAGCCATGGGAACTTATCCTTGTACCAGAGCTTTGTATCATCTAAGGGATCAAAGTCCAGCTCAGGATGCTCATCATCACTCATAATTTGAACAAACAATTCCCATTCAGGGTAATCTCCTTTTTCTATCGCTTCATACAGGTCCTGAGTGGCGTGGTTAAAGTTCATTCCCTGAATTTTTTCAGCCTCACTTTGTGTTAGATTCTTAATCCCCTGCTTGGGTTCCCAATGATACTTGACCAATACACCTTCACCTTGCTCATTGACCCATTTGTAGGTGTTTACTCCAGAGCCCTGCATTTGTCTGTAGTTTGCCGGAATGCCCCAAGGTGAGAATAAAAAAGTAACCATATGTGTGGCTTCAGGGGTTTGCGAAACGAAATCAAAGATGCGCTCTCCGTCCTGAATATTTGTTACCGGATCTGGCTTAAACGCATGGACGAGATCAGGGAACTTCATCGCATCACGGATGAAGAAGATCTTCAAATTGTTCCCTACCAAATCCCAGTTACCGTCTTCTGTATAGAATTTTACAGCAAAGCCTCTTGGGTCACGTAGTGTTTCAGGAGAATGCCCTCCATGAATAACACTAGAGAAGCGGACAAAGACGGGAGTTCGTTTTCCTTTTTCCTGAAACAGCTTTGCTCTAGTATATTTGGCTATCGGTTCATCTCCAACAGTCCCATACGCTTCAAAATAACCATGTGCTCCAGCACCACGTGCGTGTACCACTCGTTCTGGCACACGCTCCCGGTCAAAATGACTAATCTTCTCAATGAAATGATAATTTTCTAATGTTGAAGGACCACGGTTTCCTACCGTTCGGATGTTTTGATTATCTGTAATAGGATGTCCTTGACGATTCGTTAACGTATCTTCTGCTTCGTTATCACTTCTACGCTGATCCTTTGCGCCACCTGCTCCTGTAACATGTGTCCCAAAGGATTGATCAGCTTTACGCTCTTCTTTTTCCTTCATAAGTATCAGCCTCCTAGGGATAAGGGGATTTTTAGCATTCTTTCCCTTTAAGGCTGACAATATACTTACAGGATTTTAGAAAAAACGCTTTAGTCCGATCATGCTTAGGGTTTTCAAACACCTCTGAAGGAGTCCCTGTCTCTACGATTTCACCAAAGTCCAAAGTCGAATATTTTTTGTATTTGACAGTGATACTTGATGTCCTGTATAATATATCAAAAATTTAAACGATGATAAGGACTAGTAAGAACGAAATGCTTCTTTCCAGAGAGGAAATGATAGGCTGCGACATTTCTAGAGGCAACGTCTGAACCTACCTTGGAGTTCTGTATGTTAAAAGTACAGCGGGTTATTCCCGATATCGATAAAGAGTGCAAGCTCAAGGCCATGGATAATGCGCGGATTATGCTACAATTTCTACAAGCATGCTCACCGTAATTTCTGGATAGCTAAGAGTGTGAAACAGGGTGGTACCACCGAACCTCGGTCCCTATAGGGATGGAGGTTTTTTTGCATGTCTTTTTGGTCATAGTTTAAGGAAAAAGAAGGGGTTGAAAACATGTCAGAGAATAAAAAGTTTGTTCA is part of the Bacillus horti genome and encodes:
- a CDS encoding catalase, which codes for MKEKEERKADQSFGTHVTGAGGAKDQRRSDNEAEDTLTNRQGHPITDNQNIRTVGNRGPSTLENYHFIEKISHFDRERVPERVVHARGAGAHGYFEAYGTVGDEPIAKYTRAKLFQEKGKRTPVFVRFSSVIHGGHSPETLRDPRGFAVKFYTEDGNWDLVGNNLKIFFIRDAMKFPDLVHAFKPDPVTNIQDGERIFDFVSQTPEATHMVTFLFSPWGIPANYRQMQGSGVNTYKWVNEQGEGVLVKYHWEPKQGIKNLTQSEAEKIQGMNFNHATQDLYEAIEKGDYPEWELFVQIMSDDEHPELDFDPLDDTKLWYKDKFPWLPVGKMVLNKNPENYFAEVEQVAFGTGVLVDGLDFSDDKMLQGRTFSYSDTQRYRVGANYLQLPINAPKKHVATNQRDGQMAYFVDRGPNPHVNYEPSLMNGLKEATRAGKEHTPHVSGEVKREAIDRPNNFGQVGETYRRFSAWERDELIHNLVSTLSSCRKEIQEQMIKNFTQADPEYGQRVKEGLEKMSKEGSKGPMGTTDSEKAVHQAEDYGHPSDPY